The Pseudanabaena sp. PCC 6802 genomic interval TCTCATTCGCAGTTAAATATCGATTTCCCTCTCGATCGTATAAATACACCCACTCTCTTTGCCAAGTCGCAAAAACCATCAGGCACGATCGCAGGTGTATGTAATTTGTAGTGAATTGCCATATCCACCCCAAAGAACCAATCCTGCCGTTCTTCCCAAACCAGACGCAATAAATTAAGAATAAAATTTGGGATGTCGTTTTGCAGTTCGTTGTCCACAGGCGTATCGTCTGAGTGAGGTAACTCCTCAGCCGTTGGCAGTTTCAGTAAGGGATCAGAGGAAAGATGCACCATAGCTTTCCTGAGTGAGTGAGGTTGCATTTATTCTGCCATAAAAATTATGCTAGCGATCGGATCGCCTTGTTTCTCAAGGTTTAGAGGAAGCAAGCGCGCTCTTACCGTGCATATCCTTAAGTGAAAATCGCCATAGCGCCTTTGAGGAAAGGAGGGGGGGAGATGTTATTTCCAGGGTTCGTCGAACTCACGTCTTAAAAGGGGATGCTTTTTCAAGCATCCCCTTCCGTACTGACAAATTTGTAGCGGTCTTTAAAAAGCTGACAGCTAGTAGCCGATAGCTAGCAGCTATATTACTTAATTTTGTCCATAATCGTGAAAATGGGCAGGTACATGCCAACTAGAATCGAGCCGACCATGCCGCCTAAGACGCAAATCATGATAGGTTCCATCACGCTGGTCAGAGCTTTTACTGCTTCTTCCACTTCATTTTCGTAGAAGTCCGCCACCTTCATCAACATCTTATCGAGTTCGCCAGTCTCCTCCCCAATTGAAATCATCTGAATCGCCATCAGTGGAAAAACCTCCTGCTTTTCAATGGCGGGTGCGATCTGGCCGCCCTCACGTACCGCTTTTCTAGCTTCTTCGAGTGCATTAGTAATTACCTGATTGCCAGAAGTTTCGCCCGTAATTTCCAAGGAACTGAGAATTGGTACGCCTGCTCTAGATAGCGAACCAAACGTACGGGCAAAGCGCGCTACAGCAGTTTTGACAACGAGATCCCCAAACAAGGGCAATTTGAGAAACACGCCATCCATATACAGCTTGCCTGCAGGCGTACTGTAAAACCATTTATAGGCAGCCATGAAGGCAAAAAAACCAACAGGCAAAGTAATAAAAGCTGGACTTCGTAGAAAATTACTAATTCCTACTAGAAATTGTGTAAATGCTGGTAGATCTCCTCCCAATTGCTTAAACACCCCATCAAAGGTAGGTATGATAAACACGCACATGCCCACAAAAATACCAACTGCCAGAATCGATACCGTCACTGGATAGGTCATGGCGGATTTGATCTGGTTAGTCAAGCGGGCAGAATCTTCTAGCAACTTGGCCAATCGCTGTAATACGTCATCCAGTACGCCCCCAGTTTCACCTGCCTGTACCATAGCGCAGTACAGGCGATCGAAAATTTTGGGATGCTTGCGCAGCGCATCGGAAAAGTTTGCTCCCTGTTGCACGTCCTCTAAAATATCTTTCAGGGCTACTTTCATCTTGGGATTGGAAGCCTGGTCGGTCATGACACCCAGACCGCGTACCATAGATACACCTGCGTTGACAAGGGTAGCTAGCTGGCGCGAGAAAATGGCCTTGTCCTTAACTGAAACAGTTTGAAGGGACATGGAAAGCTTCTCAAAACTGAAGCCTTCGGCGACCTCGCTCACGTCCAGAACTGTGAACCCCTTCTGACGCATGAGGTTACTAACATCCTTGACTGATTCGGCAGAAACCGTTTGCTGCAGGCTTCTACCTTGGGAGTTTTTCAGATTGACTTTATATTTAGGCATGGTTTCACCTCACATTTAACCGCTGATCGAACGAGATTTGACTTCCTGCTTGGGATCGTAGGTTCCCTTCTTGCGGATCACAGGTGCAGGATTGGGGCCGACAAGGCGGTGCAGTTCTTCAGGGCGTGAGGTTTTGGAAATTGCCGACTCAAATGAAATTTCGCCTTCTCTATATAAATCTGCCAAGACTGACTCTAAAGTCTGCATTGACTCTTTCCCCCCCGTTTGAATAAAACCGTACATTTGTGCTGTCTTACCTTCGCGGATCAGGTTGGCGATAGCTGGCGTGACAATCATAATTTCCTGCGCCATCACCCGCCCAAACTGCCCTGGTTGCACGTTAACTCTGGGAATTAAGGTTTGACTGAGCACAGCTACTAGGGAGTTGGATAACTGGACGCGAATTTGCCCCTGCTGTTCTGGTGGAAATACATCGATAATCCGGTCGATGGTTTGAGCAGCGGAACTAGTATGCAACGTACCAAATACTAAGTGACCGGTTTCTGCTGCTGTAACTGCAAGCTGGATCGTTTCTAAATCGCGCATCTCCCCAACCAGAATGACATCTGGATCTTCGCGCAGAGCGCCTCTTAATGCCGCAGCAAAGCTCTTGGTATCTTCGCCGACCTGCCGTTGGTGAATTACGCTCTTGATCGACTCGTAAACAAACTCGATCAGATCTTCAACGGTGAGAATGTGCTCGGCTCTGGTCTTATTAATGGTCTGGATCATGGCTGCCAGCGTTGTAGTTTTTCCCGATCCAGTTGGTCCAGTCACCAAAACAAGCCCCCGTGGTTTTTCCGACAGTTCCTTAACAATTGGCGGGAGCTTTAAATCCTCCATGTCAGGAATTTTGGAAGAGAGTGCCCGCAAACAGGCAGCAACTGTACCCCTATCCTTATAGACGTTAACCCTGAATCGGGCCAGTCCCTTTACCCCATAGGAACAATCTAATTCCCAATTCTGTTCAAAGGTCTTACGCTGGTTGTTATTCAGCATGGCAAAAATCAGACGTTGACATTCCTCAGGTGTCAGCGGATCTCGATCTGTAGGTGTTAAGTGGCCATTGATGCGGATATAGGGAGGTAGACCTGCGGAAATATGGATGTCAGAGCCTTTACGCTCCACGACTTCTTCCATCAGATCCTCAATAATGTAGTCCATTACCATAGTGGTACATCCAATTTAGTCAAGTTAGCATTTATGGTCGTGTAAGGAGAGATTCTAGAGAGCCAGATTATGGTTGAACCTATGCCGTACGGCCAAGACTAGACAATTCTGGGCGTAGTACAGTAAGGACACTCCAACATTTCTGGACGAAGAATAGCATTGCACGTCTGACATTCCAAGCTTCTTTTTCGGCGAGCGCGTTCTTCAGCCTCGCGTCCTTTATCGGTGTAGGTAACCCGCAAGACTTCTTCGAGCGTAGTATAACCCTGTCGAACCAGATCGAAACTGTATGCCATCAAGGTTTTCATGCCTTCT includes:
- a CDS encoding type IV pilus twitching motility protein PilT; translated protein: MDYIIEDLMEEVVERKGSDIHISAGLPPYIRINGHLTPTDRDPLTPEECQRLIFAMLNNNQRKTFEQNWELDCSYGVKGLARFRVNVYKDRGTVAACLRALSSKIPDMEDLKLPPIVKELSEKPRGLVLVTGPTGSGKTTTLAAMIQTINKTRAEHILTVEDLIEFVYESIKSVIHQRQVGEDTKSFAAALRGALREDPDVILVGEMRDLETIQLAVTAAETGHLVFGTLHTSSAAQTIDRIIDVFPPEQQGQIRVQLSNSLVAVLSQTLIPRVNVQPGQFGRVMAQEIMIVTPAIANLIREGKTAQMYGFIQTGGKESMQTLESVLADLYREGEISFESAISKTSRPEELHRLVGPNPAPVIRKKGTYDPKQEVKSRSISG
- a CDS encoding type II secretion system F family protein, with product MPKYKVNLKNSQGRSLQQTVSAESVKDVSNLMRQKGFTVLDVSEVAEGFSFEKLSMSLQTVSVKDKAIFSRQLATLVNAGVSMVRGLGVMTDQASNPKMKVALKDILEDVQQGANFSDALRKHPKIFDRLYCAMVQAGETGGVLDDVLQRLAKLLEDSARLTNQIKSAMTYPVTVSILAVGIFVGMCVFIIPTFDGVFKQLGGDLPAFTQFLVGISNFLRSPAFITLPVGFFAFMAAYKWFYSTPAGKLYMDGVFLKLPLFGDLVVKTAVARFARTFGSLSRAGVPILSSLEITGETSGNQVITNALEEARKAVREGGQIAPAIEKQEVFPLMAIQMISIGEETGELDKMLMKVADFYENEVEEAVKALTSVMEPIMICVLGGMVGSILVGMYLPIFTIMDKIK